Sequence from the Deltaproteobacteria bacterium genome:
GCGAGCTGCGCCTGGTGGCCGTGTCGTCGGACGGGCCGGACGCCAAAGAGCGCCACTTGCTGGGCGGCGTGGCGGAAGTGGAAGAGGTATTGCGCGGCGCGCTCGCCGTCGCCGAGGCGGCGTTGCATCCGCACACGGTGGCGGTCTTTCTCCTCTCGCCCGAGGGGGAGAGCGCGCGCCTGCGCGAGTGCGCCTCGACGAGCGACAAGCTCTTTCGCGGACCGCTTCCCTCCCGGGAGGGAGCCCTGGGCGCGGTCCTCTCCGCGCAGCGCGCCGTCCGACTCGACGATGGCGCGCCGCAGCTCACCTACTACGAAGGCCGCTCTCCGGTCGTCGCCTTCTGTGGCGTGCCCTTGCAGGAGCGCGGCGGCGGCCTCATCGGCGCGCTCGTCGCCGATCGCAATGCTCCGTTCTCGGAGGACGAGCAGCGGGTCCTCGAAGCGCTCGCGGGCGAGGTCACCCGCGCGGTCGAGGCCGAAAGGCTGCTCGGCGCCGTCCGGCGCGAAAAGGAAGAGAAGGCCCGCTTCTTCCGCGCTCTCGAGGACCTGAACAAGACCACCACGCCGCAGCAGGCCGCACAGGCCGCCATCGAGCAGGCAAGGCAGATGTGCGCGGCGCTCGACCTCTGCGCCATCACGGTGCTGGAGGACCGCGGCCATCGCGTCGTCGCAGTCGCTGGCGACACTGCTTCCGCGCTGCTCGAGCTCACCTTCCCGGACAATGCCGGCCTGGTCAGCAACGTGGTCAAGCTCGGAGCGCCGCTTCCCGGACGCGCGCTCGGCGCGATGGATCGGGTGATGATCTTCGATGCGGGGACGGTCGTGCGCGGCCTGTCCGCGCTGAAGATCTTTCCCCTCAAGTCCGGCGAGAGCGTGGTGGGGACGCTGGTCTGCGGCTCGCGAGATCCGGAAGGGCTCCCGGAGCCGGCCCAGAAGGAGCTGGCGATGCTGGCGCTCCAGGCCGCCGAAGCGCTCGTTCGGACGCGCCTCTACGAGCAAGCGGAGCACCTCGCGACCACCGATGGGCTCACGGGGTTGCTCAACCGGCGCACGTTCAACGCGCAGCTTCTCGGCCGTCTTCGTGAAGCCCAGCGGTACGGCCGGCCACTTTCGCTGCTCTTGCTGGACATCGATCACTTCAAGAAGGTGAACGACAGCCATGGACATCCCGCGGGCGACGCCGTGCTGCGCAGCGTCGCTGCAATGCTGGCGCATCAGGCGCGCGAGACGGACATCGTGGCGCGCTACGGCGGCGAGGAGATGGCGCTGATCTTGCCGGAGACGGACGGGTGGGGCGCGCACGCCATCGCCGAGCGCATCCGCAA
This genomic interval carries:
- a CDS encoding diguanylate cyclase, producing MPPRTGTARKWAALGALPVACAALCILLLCGAFATTKPAPWAILVAAVAAAVARWGLSTQRRAWHAIENGFLCALAVLAIIQLAPPLQPLMYLLAAGYVLLLPLRLAIPLLAVLIALDASLAGQWPQTVAHASFTALFAALYHLLLGGRLAAARRAEGLAVRKRIEEAEVRARELRLVAVSSDGPDAKERHLLGGVAEVEEVLRGALAVAEAALHPHTVAVFLLSPEGESARLRECASTSDKLFRGPLPSREGALGAVLSAQRAVRLDDGAPQLTYYEGRSPVVAFCGVPLQERGGGLIGALVADRNAPFSEDEQRVLEALAGEVTRAVEAERLLGAVRREKEEKARFFRALEDLNKTTTPQQAAQAAIEQARQMCAALDLCAITVLEDRGHRVVAVAGDTASALLELTFPDNAGLVSNVVKLGAPLPGRALGAMDRVMIFDAGTVVRGLSALKIFPLKSGESVVGTLVCGSRDPEGLPEPAQKELAMLALQAAEALVRTRLYEQAEHLATTDGLTGLLNRRTFNAQLLGRLREAQRYGRPLSLLLLDIDHFKKVNDSHGHPAGDAVLRSVAAMLAHQARETDIVARYGGEEMALILPETDGWGAHAIAERIRKAVGAAPHATDQGALRITLSAGLATWPGSGDGAEQLVDAADKALYRAKQGGRNRVCAANPASPGVRGDLRSFLPGSPG